Proteins encoded by one window of Nicotiana tabacum cultivar K326 chromosome 10, ASM71507v2, whole genome shotgun sequence:
- the LOC107802704 gene encoding probable glutathione S-transferase (The RefSeq protein has 5 substitutions compared to this genomic sequence), with product MAEVKLLGFWYSPFTHRVEWALKLKGVKYEYIEEDRDNKSSLLLQSNPVHKKVPVLIHNGKPIVESMVILEYIDETFEGPSILPKDPYDRALARFWSKFLGDKVAAVVNTFFRKGEEQEKGKEEVYEMLKVLDNELKDKKFFVGDKFGFADIAANLVGFWLGVFEEGYGVVLVTSEKFPNFSRWRDEYINCSQVKESLPSRDELLAFFRARFQAVVASISAPK from the exons ATGGCACAAGTGAAGTTGCTAGGTTTTTGGTATAGTCCATTTACTCACAGAGTTAAGTGGGCTCTAAAGGTAAAGGGCGTGAAATATGAATACATAGAAGAAGATCGAGCTAACAAGAGCTCTCTACTTCTTCAATCCAATCCTATTCATAAAAAAGTCCCTGTTCTCATTCACAATGGAAAACCCATTGTTGAGTCTATGGTCATTCTTGAATACATTGATGAGACATTTGAAGGCCCTTCCATTTTGCCTAAAGACCCTTATGACCGAGCTTTAGCTCGTTTCTGGTCTAAGTTCCTTGGCGACAAG GTGGCAGCAGTGGTGAATACTTTCTTTCGCAAAGGAGAGGAgcaagagaaaggtaaagaagaAGTGTATGAGATGCTGAAAGTTCTTGACAATGAGCTCAAGGATAAGAAGTTCTTTGTGGGTGACAAATTTGGGTTTGCTGATATTGCTGCAAATTTGGTGGGATTTTGGctaggagtttttgaagaaggcTATGGAGTTGTTTTGGTGACAAGtgaaaaatttccaaatttttctAGGTGGAGAGATGAGTACATTAACTGCAGCCAAGTCAAGGAATCTCTACCTTCAAGAGATGAGTTGCTTGCTTTTTTCCGAGCTCGTTTTCAAGCTGTTGTTGCTTCTATTTCCGCTCCCAAATGA